DNA sequence from the Neospora caninum Liverpool complete genome, chromosome VIIa genome:
GCCATATCTTGCATTGCTTCGTTGCAGATAGGAACACAGACGAGAACCACTCGCCTCCAACTGCCTAAGCTGTGCCGATCGGCCAGAGCAGGGGGTTCTTACTGGAAGATCAGCATTACGATGCAGCATTAAGGTGCCACACAGGAGACGCCCAGCTCGAGGCCGATGCACGGGGACGGAGTCGACAGAGGAGCCACCAGACGAGAAAGCTCGAAATATCTCCTCGAGCATATCAGCTGGTTGGCATGTACACAGACAATCGAGGACCGACCGCAGCTAGTTGGGGTGAGAGGGGGGCTGAGGCGGCCGGCGCAGCCGGGAGAGGCGTGCCGCCATGCCAAGACATCGGACTTCAgagtgtttttctttccctttgaAAAAACGAATGCTGATGAGATTGACATGAGATTTTGCAAAGGGAACTTGGACGAAATGGTACTGTCGCCGAAGAACTCCTTCCACCTTGAAAGGAGCGGAAATTTTGGGCTAAGACAGGCGCCAGAGCTCTTCAACTTTTCCGCGAGCTGCGAGTACACCGCGCGTgagcgcgcatgcatacGTACGACAACCATTTTTGGCAACAGattttttccttccttttctggccacgtctcctctgcttttCACATCGCATTCCTCACATTTCTTCAGCCGCCATTCCCCCCGTCTGTGCCTCTTCCGCCGGGAAAGCGAGGCGAAAAACGACCCGGAGCAGCGTGAGATCCTATGCTGACGAACGGGACAAGAAGCGCCTGACTTTAGCAGCCTGGAGACCGATGCTTGTGAAAGCAGATCTTCGCTTTCCAAAAGTGAAATAGAGGAGACTACTCGACTGTTCGGCGGAAGGCTACTCAGGGGGTGCGCCTCGTTTTCTGGAGCCCCGTGGCATCGCAATCTTTTCCCTCCGGTGTGTCTCCGGTGTATCGGGCTTCTCCAAGCGTAACAAAACGCAGACCACCGTACGGAGACTGCCGTTAGAggacttcctcttcctggaACCCTAAAAGCGAGCGTTTTCCCGTCGAAGGCAAAAGGTTCGGTTGCTGTATCGTGCCCATATCCTACGACTTCGCCGGCCTCAGTTCGACAGATGGCGCAGCTCCCCTCTCCGTCCGATCCTTAGCTGTTTTCATCTTTaatctttttcctcttctaTTTCCcactcgccttttctcccccgTTTGCCCCTGTCGGTGCGTTTATGCCCCGTCTTCCGCCTTAACAGTATGCCGCCTGGAGTATCGCCCCAGCGCCCCGCTGTGTTGGACGATATGGAGAGCTCGCGTCCgacttctctttcctctcgcacAGATCCTTCCTCGGAATCGTTCTCTTTCAGGTatccgtctccctctgctctGTTTGATCccggaaaaggaggcgaagcgtcgTACGCACCGTgttcttccctgttttccttttcttcgaatGCTCGCTGCTTGGTCAAAACCCGAGACACAATCGATTTTGATTCTTTGTCTCATCCATCGCACTTGTCTTCTTTCACCatcccgtcttcgtcgttaTCGCGTTCGTACTCGCTTGACTCCacccagagaaaagcggacCAGGACAGTCCGACTCACGCTCCGCACTCGCTCCTTCACACAGACATCTTTTCTCCCCTGGCATCGCTTTTCTCACGCCGCTCTGGCTGCACTCCCCACGTCTGCGCGGatggcagagacaggaggagcAGCGTTCCGCCTCGAGGCAGCGGTCCCGGCACAGAAGCAACGGAGAGTGCGCCGAGTCTTGCTTCTGGTGCAGCGACACTCCGTCCAAAAGATGGTTCGCCAGGTGGAAGGCTCCCCGAGCGCGGGACCGCCGCACAAAACGCAGTTTCCCGAGAACCGGCGCGCCCTTCAGCCTCGTgccgctcgccgtcttctgATCTCTCTTTGCTGTTTGCCGAAAGAGAGCTGCCCCAGCGGAGCGCGAATGGCGAGAACTCGGGGGAAATCGTCACGCCGTTCGGCGAAGgccccgcccgcctctctccgtctctctctggcctgCCTACTGCCCTGACGCTCGGCGCCTGCACGCTGACGCAGGGCGGTTCCACATGGGACTGCCGACCGAGCGGAGAGgactttcctcttcgcttcgtgcctctgctgcatgcagagcctGTGCGCGGCGGCGTTGAGCAGGCAGTGCCTCTGGATCCGGGGCCGCTCGCGTGGTCCGCATGTCCCTTCACCGTTgaccctctcgccttctctctctcgtcgaccCTCGGGGAAGGATTCTGCAGCCCGTCTGTTGCGgatccctctctctctctccacgtctctGTTGCGGCTCTCGCTGTAGCCCTGAAGTTTGCCTCTGCGATGCCCCCCCCTTCGACCGAAcgcggcagcggcggcgtcgcGCCAAAAggctcgtcctcgcctttgcgcccagaaaaagaagccgagagcgagcgagagaaggaacaggcgCTGGTGCGTGCGTATCTTCAAGAGACGcagcgcagaagaaaagcgcagctggagagcgaagaagaagcgaacgccCTCATGCCGCTAGGTGCGGTGACCGCCGCCTCGAAGAAGCAACACGACGAGCTGTTTCAAGCGTTCCACGTCGCCCACCGCGTCGCAGACAGCTGGGTAGAGCGACTGGCGAGCGGCCAGGACTGGGGGAAGAGCATCCCGAGACAGCCGGCCGGCAGAGAGcccgagacacagacaaacCCAGGCTGCTCAGCGGATgtgacagaaaaacgaggagaggctTCAGGTCTCGCTTCGTGCCTCGGGGGAACGCCAGACTGTGGGCAGACGGATTCGGACGGCCTGCAGGAACCGCTGGAAACGCGTGCAACAGATAGCGAAGGCAGGAACCAAGacaaaggcgaggcagagagccaGGGAGATGCGCCGGAGAAACCCAGACTAGCGTGGGAAGCCGCACACCCATTTCTGTCAATGAAGCTGTCCTGCAGGCCGAGCTCGGCCGCGCGGTCAGTCCTGTATAAGGCGCTCCGGGGCGTGGCGAATGATCTGGCCAAAACAGAGCAGATTGCAAGGCACctgagggaaaaaacaggtgaggacggaaaacgaagagatACGGGCAGAAGCGTGGCCGTGAGAAACGCCAACGAGCTGAAGGCTCGTCTGTGCctttcactctctctctgtcgctctccctctctctctctatatatatatttgtatatatttTCGGAAAGCATGTCTCCTCGACCGCTTGttcgttctttttcttccttggGCTTTTATcctgttttcgtcttttttttcgtgttGGTGTGGCTGCGACGCTCCTTTAGATTTGTGTGCGCTCGAAGACTTTTCTTTTGCGTTTCATTCTCTTCGCACTGcccgcttttctcgtctttttctcttgcgcGCAGAACCTTCAGCGGCCctcgctccttcgccttcggtcCCGTCCCccggcgccgtctctggAGAGCCAGACGCGCTTCTGGAGTCTTCGGGGTCGGGTGCGACGTCTTCAGCTTCGGCTGACAGCTTGTTGGGGCAGTCGTCTTTGCGTactgcgtcctcgccgggCGGTgaggagagcaaagagagcaCGGGCGAGAGCTGGGCGTCCGGCGTGGGCGGCGATGGTGCGTCGTCTCTCAGTTTCttggaggaggaagaagaggcagaagaagccgaggtACAGCAGCTGGTAAGACGCACGATgctccttcgctgtctccgcgatCTCCTGGGGGAACaccgatctctctctctgcaggcgagcgccgccctcggtgtctctccggctTCCAAAAGCGAGTCTCCTTCgacctcttcttcgtccactGCTggctcgccgtcgtctgcgtcttctgttttcgATGAGGAGAAGTTGCGTCAGGAGCGCATTTtgtctttgcttcttcggcAAGTCGAGCGACACGAAGACCGGCAGGTGCCTGCGCTGCTCCTCTCGGCCGCCACGCCGAAGCCCGTCAAGCAGCACTTGGTTCAAGTCCTTCTCGCGGAGGTATTGGCGGAGATTTCCGTCACGTACCACCAGGAACGACTTCACTTTCTCCACCGTCCCTTGTCCAAGCCAATCAAAGGACTGCCTTCGGGCGAGAAAACCCCCGCGTCCCTTGCATTTGCgagcgcctccgcgtcgctcGGGAAGGGCGGGACCCAGCCGGGGCTGCTCGGGAATCCCCTGACCCCCTCCCATCCTCCTGCGGACGGGTGTGCGTCTTTGCCGGTGGACCTCGCTGGGCCCTCACCCCTGAGCATTTTGCAGTGTCTCGTTCGAGCCCAACGCGCGGAAGCTGCGACCGCGGAGGTCCAGGCGGACGTGGTTGCGGCCGGGCGCGCGGCGCTTCTGCGACTCGCCCAACTAGCGCCGAGGCTGACGGCGTGTGTCCCGCTGCTTCTGCCTTACCTGCCGCACTTGCCGAGGCTCCTTCACGTGCAAATCCAGTTGCTTGCTcagcaggcgcagcgggGGGACCTGACGGCGAAGGCTGTGGAAGAAAAGCTCCTCAAGCACTTCAAAGACCAGGAGGCGTTCGCATGCACACCCTTTCTCTCGACGCTTTCCCAGCAGCTCACCGAGtgcctctcggcctcgcgacCGACGCTGCCCGCTccaggcgtcgccgccttgTCAGGCCTGGCGCCGGGCGCCGGGGTCCCCCAGGCGGTCGCGTCGGGCCTCTTGGCCCCCGGGGCGGCGCCCTTTTTGCTCGCCCaaggcgccggcggcgagcgcgggCTGGGCGCTGTGGGTTCTCTCGCACCGGGCCTCGCGGGCGTGAACGCGGCACGAGACGACGGCAGGGCGGCCAGCGCTCAGGGCGGACCTGGAGGGAAGCCGGCGGCTTCGGCTGCCAAGAAGCCTTCGAGGAAAGGCATGGGGATGAGTGGCTGGGCGCTCTTtgcgaaggagaaacgcgcagagcTCCAGCAGGAGGGGAGgctcgagggcgagacgctgCCCGAACAGACGTCCTTCGTCGCGCGCTTCTGGCACCAGCTGagcaaggagaagaaggccgagtGGGGTCGGCGGGCCGAGGAGCTGAATCGCCAGGCAGGCCTGCggatgaagaaggaagaggaaatccggaagatgaaggaggcagaagccgagaagaagcgggctGCCGAGGCCGCCGCGACGGCCTTGCCCGGGCCCGGCCTGGCCACGCCCCTCCGAGAGCACGCACTAAATCTCACGTTCAACCAGGTCTTGGGGGGCGGCCTGCATCACCCGTCcctcgccgcgttctctgcgcCCAAGAGCGCCCTCCCTGGAGGCGTCTACGCGCAGGCAGGTGCCGACGACCGAGCCCAGCCGGCTCCGCTTTCCGCCGGGAAGGGGACCGCAGGCCCCGCGACGCGCGTGCACGCCGACgggcctgtctcttttgggGGGCGCGCCCCGCCGAACCCTTCGACCGGTGGGGGACTCCCCGGGGACGGCGTGTCTCAGGCAGCTGCTCAGGCTGGCGAGGCGGCCGCGCAGGTTTCTGCGGGTTTTGCGCGGATCCCGCAGCCCCAGGGCCAtccctcgccgttctcggcCTCTGTCCCCGTGCCTGGGGCGACTGCGGGCGTGGCGAGGGCCCCGCAGCGGCCGCTGGAAGGACAGGGAGGCGCTCCGGGGGCCGAGTTTCCCGCGGCTGCCAAGAAGAAGAGTCGCTCTGGCGGAGGCGGGAaaaagggcgaaggcggccaGGCCAAGGGTGGCAGAGGGTACACCGCGTTCACCTTCTTCGCGAAGGAGATGCGGCAAAAGTGCAAGGAGGAAGGAATCGAGTGCGGAACGTCGCTCAGCGAACAGAACACGTTCATCGGCGATAAGTGGcgccaggtgtctcctgaagagaagaagattTTCCAGCAGCGCGCAAAGGAGGCCAACGAGGCGTGGCGACGCGAGCACGAAGAGAAACTTCAGGCGCAGCAAAAGGAAGAACATGCACGGAGACAAGAGGCATCCGCTGACCCTGCGTTGGCGTTCTCCGCCCCGCATGCAGGCCCGAACCCGTCCACGGGCCCCCCGCAAGCACCAGGAGcggcgccctcgccttcgatccctgcgtctgccgcgtattcttcgtttcccgcctATTCTTCGCCGGGCCAGGCAGGCGCGTACCAACCCGCAGCGGGGCCGGGACACCAGCCCCCTGCTCAGGGCTATCAGGGCGCGTAtccttcgtctgcgtcttcccttcaggagcgtcgaggagacagagagagcctcGACGCTTTCGGCCACACGGCTTCGCACCTGACTCTCTCGCACACTGCGTCCGGTCCGGGCTCTTCTGGGCccgcgcgtctgccgcctgAGCAGGCTCGAGGCGACTCCGGCGCGCCGTCTCAGCCTTCGCCTTACCCTGCAGAGTCTCgggcgctcttctctgcttcgccttcttcgttttccgcggctgcagcggcccccggcgaagaggaaggcgcgagaggccggGCTAGCTCACTCGattcggcgtctccgccgctgaagaagcggcgaggagacggcagcgacGAGCAGCCTGTCTCGGggcctttcgtctcctcggtGGCCCGGGCTGGAGTGGCGGATCCGAAATCGGGCGCGGGCGGTGGGGTAGGGACTCCGGAGCGCGGCGAGATGCGTGCcggcgagcgagacagggcGCTGTCCGTTGAGAAGCCTGGAGTCGACgggcgcgagcggcaggcAGTCTaccctgcgtcgccgcttccttccAGTGCTAATGTAGGCCAGACGACCTATTCCATGGGCAGCCGAGTGGGGCCCCAGAGAGTGGAAGTGCGTGGAGTGGCGAGCGCCATGATGACTCCGGAGGCGcagtggagacgcgaagacgaggcctTCAGCCACAACCAGGTGCCTTCTGTGCCGTTCACGCCTCCGCCGTCGTCCATGCCGTCCTTCTCACCGAAagccccgccttcgccctttGCGTCGGAACCGACTTTCGGCCCAAGGAAACAGGGGCTCCCCGTGGCCCATCCAgctctcgcgtcgctggcCTACCCGCCAGAAGAGGTGATGTACCAACTCAAGTTCGACTCGCCAttcgacggcgaagaaggccgcagagacgaagaccgagaggaagagcggggGCGCAGCGCGTACGCTGCCGGGGACCGAGCGATGCAAGACAGAGTGGACTACTTCGTCTCCGAGCAAGTTCACAGTgcgcctctgccttctcggcgAAGCGCACGCGCCGCTTCCCGCGGGGCactcgagagacgcagcccTTCAGAAcgggcggaagagacagcgagaaggacgagcgaggacgcagcgTCGGATGGAGACAGCGATGCGGAAAGCgcagaggagcgcgagggcgagagcagcggcgaaggcgccgagccGAGAAAGGGCCCTCGGAGCGTGGCTGGGCGCGGAAAGCGCAGGGAACATCCGCGGACGCGCACGAGAGCTCGCGACCGCGAGGGACAGGACGAGGCCTCGGAGACTCCCCAGCTCGTGACGCGATGTCGACTCGGTGCGAGCGGCCGGAACGCGCGGCAGTCCGACGAGGCGGCACCGGATGAAGGCGATgtcgacgaaggcgaggcagaagaacagGACGAAGAGTGGGAAGAAAGTAAGCTTTCACTTTGCGGGGACGGGAGGGCTTACGCGGGCGACTTCGCTGCCGCAACCACGCGCTTCCACGAACTAcgtgtttttgtttttcggTGAgggttcttctcgcgtctctgagGTTTCGGATGCGCGTCTTCGGCTGCCGAAGTTTCCGAGCGGCGCGAATGCTCCAGAGGGCCtgtcgcgcgcgtgtgtctaCCGCTGTTTCAACACGACAGTTTCCGTAGCTGTAGATGAATGCTAAATCTACAGTTTATTTTTTTTCTCCGATGACCACCTGCATGACATGTAAATGCTCCTTCCGCCATTCGTTGACTGTGTTTGTGCCTCTGCGGAGGGCGGCAGGGAACcctgggtgtctcctttgtctcctctcgcgctgccGTGTTCTATTCGGTCGCTGTCGCGCGCGcatccccccccctctcccccccattctgctggctcttctcttccggatCCTGAAGAGAAGGTGCGCGAGACCACTTCTTGCTCACGGGCGTGGcccctgtttctccttcgccttccgagcctctcgctgcgcgctttgtttctgtttctgcagGTGGAGACTACACCAGCGACGAGGAGTTCGTTCCGGCCTCGCGCAGCCACTCTACATCCGCGAGGAAAGGACTGACTCGGAaagcgtcgctttcttcgtcttttcagCGGAGGGGCGAAGACCGGGCCGCTCAGGGCGCTCCCGGAAGGGGCCAGAGGCGACCGGGTGCGGTCACAGGAACAGCGGGGGAGCCGAAGGGAAgcggggacgaggagacaggagaagtagggcgcgcgagaaacacgcatgccaacaggaaaaagagagactgccCGACGCAGAGCTCCAGAGCGCGTgcccggagacgaagagaagacggaaaagaactGCTGCagctctcgcttcctgcctCCATCGTT
Encoded proteins:
- a CDS encoding myb-like DNA-binding / high mobility group box domain-containing protein codes for the protein MPPGVSPQRPAVLDDMESSRPTSLSSRTDPSSESFSFRYPSPSALFDPGKGGEASYAPCSSLFSFSSNARCLVKTRDTIDFDSLSHPSHLSSFTIPSSSLSRSYSLDSTQRKADQDSPTHAPHSLLHTDIFSPLASLFSRRSGCTPHVCADGRDRRSSVPPRGSGPGTEATESAPSLASGAATLRPKDGSPGGRLPERGTAAQNAVSREPARPSASCRSPSSDLSLLFAERELPQRSANGENSGEIVTPFGEGPARLSPSLSGLPTALTLGACTLTQGGSTWDCRPSGEDFPLRFVPLLHAEPVRGGVEQAVPLDPGPLAWSACPFTVDPLAFSLSSTLGEGFCSPSVADPSLSLHVSVAALAVALKFASAMPPPSTERGSGGVAPKGSSSPLRPEKEAESEREKEQALVRAYLQETQRRRKAQLESEEEANALMPLGAVTAASKKQHDELFQAFHVAHRVADSWVERLASGQDWGKSIPRQPAGREPETQTNPGCSADVTEKRGEASGLASCLGGTPDCGQTDSDGLQEPLETRATDSEGRNQDKGEAESQGDAPEKPRLAWEAAHPFLSMKLSCRPSSAARSVLYKALRGVANDLAKTEQIARHLREKTEPSAALAPSPSVPSPGAVSGEPDALLESSGSGATSSASADSLLGQSSLRTASSPGGEESKESTGESWASGVGGDGASSLSFLEEEEEAEEAEVQQLVRRTMLLRCLRDLLGEHRSLSLQASAALGVSPASKSESPSTSSSSTAGSPSSASSVFDEEKLRQERILSLLLRQVERHEDRQVPALLLSAATPKPVKQHLVQVLLAEVLAEISVTYHQERLHFLHRPLSKPIKGLPSGEKTPASLAFASASASLGKGGTQPGLLGNPLTPSHPPADGCASLPVDLAGPSPLSILQCLVRAQRAEAATAEVQADVVAAGRAALLRLAQLAPRLTACVPLLLPYLPHLPRLLHVQIQLLAQQAQRGDLTAKAVEEKLLKHFKDQEAFACTPFLSTLSQQLTECLSASRPTLPAPGVAALSGLAPGAGVPQAVASGLLAPGAAPFLLAQGAGGERGLGAVGSLAPGLAGVNAARDDGRAASAQGGPGGKPAASAAKKPSRKGMGMSGWALFAKEKRAELQQEGRLEGETLPEQTSFVARFWHQLSKEKKAEWGRRAEELNRQAGLRMKKEEEIRKMKEAEAEKKRAAEAAATALPGPGLATPLREHALNLTFNQVLGGGLHHPSLAAFSAPKSALPGGVYAQAGADDRAQPAPLSAGKGTAGPATRVHADGPVSFGGRAPPNPSTGGGLPGDGVSQAAAQAGEAAAQVSAGFARIPQPQGHPSPFSASVPVPGATAGVARAPQRPLEGQGGAPGAEFPAAAKKKSRSGGGGKKGEGGQAKGGRGYTAFTFFAKEMRQKCKEEGIECGTSLSEQNTFIGDKWRQVSPEEKKIFQQRAKEANEAWRREHEEKLQAQQKEEHARRQEASADPALAFSAPHAGPNPSTGPPQAPGAAPSPSIPASAAYSSFPAYSSPGQAGAYQPAAGPGHQPPAQGYQGAYPSSASSLQERRGDRESLDAFGHTASHLTLSHTASGPGSSGPARLPPEQARGDSGAPSQPSPYPAESRALFSASPSSFSAAAAAPGEEEGARGRASSLDSASPPLKKRRGDGSDEQPVSGPFVSSVARAGVADPKSGAGGGVGTPERGEMRAGERDRALSVEKPGVDGRERQAVYPASPLPSSANVGQTTYSMGSRVGPQRVEVRGVASAMMTPEAQWRREDEAFSHNQVPSVPFTPPPSSMPSFSPKAPPSPFASEPTFGPRKQGLPVAHPALASLAYPPEEVMYQLKFDSPFDGEEGRRDEDREEERGRSAYAAGDRAMQDRVDYFVSEQVHSAPLPSRRSARAASRGALERRSPSERAEETARRTSEDAASDGDSDAESAEEREGESSGEGAEPRKGPRSVAGRGKRREHPRTRTRARDREGQDEASETPQLVTRCRLGASGRNARQSDEAAPDEGDVDEGEAEEQDEEWEESGDYTSDEEFVPASRSHSTSARKGLTRKASLSSSFQRRGEDRAAQGAPGRGQRRPGAVTGTAGEPKGSGDEETGEVGRARNTHANRKKRDCPTQSSRARARRRREDGKELLQLSLPASIVEKEGPLTLWDLIQRNKRRPPSSARGGQDAGAKAKAGASGKHGGREEQKEEADESFDSVLGSLFSAPPAFGPASLNSGADQALQPLLAPASPAGDRKGREEDEGTAEKDLSALFDTPGQGSAPALRLDADGQLVMAEGGEELEPPVCTCGASLGLFDGLGQAAPCVCLFNGRRRLVEEGGPGGVNGLSLQPYAGAYKSTKGKRWTPEETQRFYAALEQYGTDLLLVGTLLPHVTDKQLKLKLKIEERRCPEKMHGKINTALHYRRALGSSSSDDSDGESESPRNQIVDSPAFPQPALPSAPAQGSSFPALLSILAGASVDAPAPAENADVDPSLFALPLDGGTTGDDLLALFG